The Sminthopsis crassicaudata isolate SCR6 chromosome 5, ASM4859323v1, whole genome shotgun sequence genome contains the following window.
ctcctttttgtagtggcaagaaactggaaactgagtggatgcttacaagatgaagaatggctgaataagttattgtataatattaatgttgtggaatattgttgttctataagaaatgaccagcagggaagctaggtggtacaatggatagagcaccagccctgaagttaggaggacctgagttgaaatctggtctcagacacttaaaacttcctagctgcatgaccctggggcaagtcacttaaccacaactgcctcagcaaaaaaaaaaaaaaaagggaagaagaaagaagaagaagaagaagaagaagaaggagaaggagaaggagaaggagaaggagaaggagaaggagaaggagaaggagaaggagaaggagaaggagaaggagaaggagaaggagaagagagaaagagagagaaagaaagaaagaaaaagaaagaaagagagagagaaagaaagagagagagagaaagaaagaaagaaagaagaaagaaagaaagaaagaaagaaagaaagaaagaaagaaagaaagaaagaaagaaagaaagaaagaaagaaagagagaaagagagagagagagagagaaagagaaagaaagagagaaagaaagagagaaagaaaaagaaagaaagaaagaaagaaagaaagaaagaaagaaagaaagaaagaaagaaagaaagaaagaaagaaagagagagagagagagagaaagaaagaaagaaagaaagaaagaaagaaagaaagaaagagagagagaaagagagaaagaaagaaagaaagaaagaaagagaaagaaagaaagagaaagaaagaaagaaagaaagagagagagaaagaaagagagaaagagagagagaaagagagaaagaaagtaagaaaagaaagaaagaaagaaagaaagaaagaaagaaagaaagaaagaaagaaagaaagaaagaaagaaagaaagaaagaaagaaagaaagagagaaagaaagaaggagagaaagaaagagcaggatgatttcagaaaggtttggagagacttacatgaactgatgctgagtgaaatgagcagaaccaggaaatcattatacatggcaaaaagaagattatgtgatgatcaactctgatgtacgtggctctttccaacaaggaGGTGAATCAAGGCAATTCTtataggcttgtgatggagagagccatcctcagccaaagagagaactatgggaactaaatgtcgatcaaagcatagtgttttcacatttttatttttggtggtggtagtgtttgtttgcttttttccccctctttcctgtatttggttttttttttccctttctgatctaatttttcttatgcaatatgacaaatatgtaaatatgtttagaagaattgcatgtttaacccatagtggattgcttgctgttaTGGAAAGAAgcatggggagggagaaaaatttgaaacacaaggttttgcaaaggtgaatgttgaaaactatttttgcatgtatttggaaaaataaaaagctatttttaaaaacccaaaccaccaatacatttaataaaacaaaccTAGGATCCAGACAATAAAAATTTCATGTTTTCACCAAGTACACAATTTGGGGCTccaatttattattagtaaaaagTCATTATTTCTCTCTgacattaaagtttgcaaaattctCTACAAGCATTATGTAACTTGAACTTCATAACAGAGAGGAAGGGACTACAAATATAACTTCCCACTTTGGGGAGAGGGAATGTGggtgagaaaattgaagctcagaaatGGCAAGAGGTGTGTCCAGAATTCATTTACTGGAAcaaccttaattttatttttataaccttAATCTTATCTGAAATACAATTATATTACtgaataaattctttttaaaaaaattgtttccagTATGTTTATACTTAAAATTCAAAGTTCATAATTCTTTTCTACAAAGagtaataacattaaaaaaaaaaaaaaaaagtcaaagtgtTAACTCTGGTCAGTGTAAATAAACAATCATGACCATAGAGGACTGAGAAGGAGGCATATTGCCCCTAGGCTAATAAATTTCAAGGCAGAAAAGGAGacagatttgttttgcttaattatatttattacaaagattgtgctacttttttttttttaatagagggaagaggagaatttgggaaagaagttttaaaatgaattctatttttaaaaagggaggcCATGCAGGtctggaaattattttgtattttttttatgaCTAACAATGACCAAAGCCTCTCTGGTACTAAGATGGCTAGTTTTTAAGAAAGAAGACATAGTATGTTGCTGGAatcatattgttatttttatatatttaaattaggaATTGTTTTTCGTGTATATTAATGTATGTTAATGGAGGGAAAAGTTTGCAAGTatcattttaatgttttctttaaaaaaactaaatttataaTAAGACCAATTTTCAATAAGTCAACAATGAAaaataccccccccaaaaaaatgtcaaaaattaaaagatacaGAACTTTTACCTGCTTGCTAATGAAAAATTAGTTAAGATTGTCAAAGTAAATGGTACTTATCTAAATAATTAAATCTAAAAGtggtatttttctcattttctattacACTTTTATTTCAACAATACAATGTAAAGTCCTAGAGGGGAGGGTGCAGATCATTTCACTTGTATACCCAAGACTTAGAACAGTATcttgaattcaattcagttcttcTGTCATATCTCACTCTTTctgacccccatttggggttttcttgacagagatactagaatggtttgccatttctcaagctccttttacagatggaaaaggacACTTAATCTCTGCTGAAACACAAATTAAATTTGtttaactaagaaaaaaattaattatacttttgtatttttaagtagGTACCAAAAAAGGAAGAGGTTTAATCTTTCTGAACATTGAAAATCTAATGAATTAACAGAAgagtatttttcaaaaaataaagaattcaaaactaattttataaatgtgaaagtGTAATTTGGCATTCAAAAAAAGCCTTACCTTTTcccaaaataattatattactaAAGAAATGAGTAAATGATCAATAAAATATGCCCACCTcagattcatattttattttttcttcttctaaaattcGCAGATGTTCCTCTTTCTGatgttcaaattctgatttgagaaaagtataTACATATCGAAGTTTATTATATTCAGCTCTATATTTTTCTACCTCCtaaagaagacagaaaataatgttaaagtacatgtattaaaaatttatttagtattcaATTGAAATATCACACTTCTGCTAGAAAAaaggtttataaaaaaaaaaaaagcaaagactaTCCCACAAAATAAGAATGAGACTTCCCATTTTCAGTACAACTCTGAAAAGATGCATATTCAGTAAAATAGTTAGTGTTTCTTCATGAGAACATGGAATACCATCCATTTATAAAACATTCTGATCTTTGAACTTCATGAAatatggcaaactattctaaAAGTATGTACAAGAATTATCTGCAGTGATATAATCTgatcaaatgaaaatatgatcaagaaaataataatctaaagtggaagaaaatgaatgaaaagtaaTACAGGCTATTTTAGGAAATTTAGCAAAAGTTAgcaaaaatcacataaaaaattACAAGAGTTTAACTGAACTAACACTTCATCCTGAAAAGTCAGTCATTCAAATCCAGCTAAACCCTGTGCCTAAGGCTTCTGAGTTGTTCAGATCTTCCTAACACTTTATGAAAATTGTTGGTTGTTAGAATTAATAAGCTAATCTTAGTTATAAAACAGCAGAGATGCAGGAGAGCCATCAACTCAAAAATGTATGagaaaaggaattaatgaaaatacaaATCTCCAGGAACACAAACCCAAGGGGATCAGATTCTCTAGGTTTAGAGCCAGTTTATAAgctacacaaggaaaaaaaaaacaaacaaacaaacaaacaaacctcatTACTCGTTAGTTCTATTTTTGTCTGGACCAAAATTGATCTTTTCCAACTTGATCCTTAGTCACTAGGCTTGGCTCTTAATGATTTTAGGCTGTTTCTAAATATTAAATCCATTCTAACAGGTAGAGTTTTTGTTACTATTAAAGAATATTCAAGAGAATATACTCTATGCTCTAAAGGCAATTTCAAAACACAGAGTTTCGAAGTTACTGAACAATTTTAAGCAACAGTAGTAGCAGTGGAATAATACATTGTCCCTAGGTAATTAATTTGAaggaaacaaaattcatttagattCTTGGATACATGGTTCTGGAATGTCTGTCACATCTCTTATGTATTGAAGTTTTCTCTACTTTATACATCATCTTACAAAGTTATAGTAAATATTCATTTTGTGAGATTATTTCATAGTCACACCCTTAAATACTAAATTCTGTCtaattttttaattactttaCAATCATAATAAATGTTATGTTAAGTTTACATGGAAGGCAAGCTCCCTGTATTGAAAATGACCTTTCCACAGTAATATGTCACCATGAAAATAACTGAGTTTTGATCTCACTTTACTTACTTCATCTAGATTCCGAAAACGTTCTCTCATTGGAGTTTCTAATTCTTGTTGTATTTGGGTTTTTAGCAATTCCAGCTTTTGAGGTGTTAAAGCCTATATGGAAAAAAGTACTAAATATTAAGTCAGGAAAACTGAAATTAAATTCTTAGCAAATTTCAAATTCACCAAATCATGAATCATAAGGACTAGATATATCATTAAGAAATCACTGAAATCATACCCTCTTTTCAAATATGTAAACTAGGAGTAAccacattttatataaaatatgtcaGAATGGATCTACAAGTTGTTATAGTATTGCTAATTTTATTCTAATCATAGCATCAACAGTGAGGAAATTTGACAACATGGTACATTAAGCACTCTAATTTCAATCTCAGAGCTGACAAAAAAATTCAATGGACATGGCTTAATAACAGTCAGTCACTGATGTTCAAGTAGTCACTGGGAACAACATGGAAAAAGATGGCAATTAAGGCTACCACAGAAAACAAGGAAGttcatatttcattattttctgatGGAAATTCAGTTATAATTCTTCAATAATGGCCTATTGGATTAACTTCAACTAAACTAAAAAAGCTAGTTCTTTTAAAGGATTGGAGAAAAATTCCACCTTTCTCAATTCTACTACTGAGATATCCATAAAAGAGAATAACATAATTTGACCATTCACAAGCACATATGAAGTACCTCAATATTTAATTATTagtcttttgttctattttactCAGCTATTTCTGACCTGCTTATAATCATCCACAGAAAAAGAGTCACAGGATCTATGAGCACAGAATTATTTTAGATGGCAAGAGTAGAGAACAAGGGTATGGAAGGGATAATGCCACCTTCAAGAGGATTGTGATCTAGTTGAAAAATTAAGCAGAGTACACAAATAACTCTGAAATGTGGCAGTATAAAGAGTAATGGATTGGAATCAAAAGTCCCAGTCTCTGCTACTCGTTTGAATTTGAGATCATTCATCTCAGTTGTTTCTCATTTGGAAACAATAGAATTGGATTGGAAGGCATTCTCTTCCAGGTCTAACCTCTACCATCCTAGGAAAAGTGTTACTGAAGAAATACTGACCATAAAATTAAACATCAGGGGCCAACTCAAagagaacacaaagttttgaatAGTGGTGTCATCCTAACATTGAGCTTAGAAAATGGAATAAGcttaaagagaaaagataagcTTAGTTTCAGACAAACTGACTTGAAAGTGATAGTCTAGAGACACAGCTTAAAGAAGCAAGTCTAGTGTATAGAAATAAGCTCAGCTCTGAATATGGAGATTTGTGATTCATCTGCATAGAAATAGTAGTTAAAAttataagaatgaaaaagtaCAGAGAGTGAAGAGGGCCAACAACAAAACTTTTGGTAGTAATCACCTTAAGAGGTCAAAATGATGGTGTAAAATAAACACAGGAGATAGAGTAAGAACAGTGACCTATGTAGAAAAGTGAACCAGAAAAATAATGAGAactcttaaaggaaggaaatttaaaatatccAGTATAAAAGAAGGGGATCAATAgcataaaatcttttttctttctttcttttttgtaaggcaaagtgacttgcccagggtcacaaagctaataaatgtcaagcATTTAAAGCTGGATTTGGACTTGGGTCCTCCTGTGTTGAGGGCTATTTTATATCCATTGTACAATCTGGCTACCTCAATAgggtaaaatctttttttaaaaagtcaagaagCATGTGATTAGGGGGGAAAAGGTAATCAAGTAGTTAAATGTGACAGTAGGGGGGAGGATAGGGAAAAAGTATAATTCCTAGATGCACTGCATATATATGGTCTTTCTAGAAGTTTAGCAGTAAAGGTGAAGAAAGAGATGAGATAATAGTTGGACTGGGGAGAAGaatcaaaggaattttttttttttttcagattgaaaagACCTATGCAAGTATTTAGGGAGATAGGCAATAGTCAGTGCAGAAAGCCTGGATATACacgggaaagagaaaataaaatgatggaaAGAGATCACAAGCAAAGTCAGAAGGAAAGACTAGTAATGCTTCCTctttggcaaagagaaagaaGCAGCAAAGACAGGATGAAGATAGAGGGTAACGGAGGTAGAAGaagaatatatgaatatacaagGTAAAACCCATATCACACAGGAGATGGTTACTGTAGATTTGTGGTGATTTGTCCTTTCTTTTGAAAAGGACCATAACACCACAGAACAAAGTCTTGAATTGTGTATGAATTGGAGTTGtccaaagtcatcagcctcactctctcttccagagtaaTTCACTGGCAATGGCagggatgcaatggatgacctcaGTGGCTTAAATGTCTGACCAAGCCAAAAGTAGGAAATGGGAAAATAGGTGAgggatggaagggagaaaaaaggattttaaatgacTGTGACAAAGAGTGACCTTGAGAATCCctaaatttagaagaaaagttGAGCTGTGAaagcctgttaggattactaagtgagaactgaggttgtctggatagtgacaaggtgagaattcaggttggacaattacaaggtgagaactcaggttgacttgatggaaggagcaggctcattggctgaggtggttcttcccagaagcccttgcattatcccacgcccattctctgggagaataaaagagaggactcccagagataaaaagaagactctgaattgcatcaggcttgacggggctctctgcaggaagggaagtcacttctttggacaagagttaacagcaactgcctggagacaacggttcgttacaggaagaagaatctgtctgagagatttgagtagacacagcagatctcttcccagagagcgatccagcagcttctggagacgatagctcgctacaaaaGCCCAATCAAAGTTATAGACTATAAATTTGCAATGGttgaaaataattcaattttgtAAGTAACACTGAACATCCTAGGAACAGGAAtggaaaaactgagtataattgcCATACAATTATAAATGTGGAGCAGGAGATCACATTAAAGGTCAAATATTGTaactcattttagagaaaaggaaagggagtgaggcccagagaagttaaataacttgtctagtTATACTGTCAGTGTCAAGATTGAATTTGGGTCCTCTGTCTCAGAGTCAGTTCTCTTTCTAAGGCTAAGCACAGCTGCTCAAGAAGAGTGACCATCAGCTACAAGGGCTTGAGTGGTACTGACTAGAAAAATATTAGTGACAAGCTAAGGAGTCAATGCTGAATGCTGAGGATAGCAAATGCACTAAGAGAAGAGACTGTAaaggagaggcagagacacaTAAACACaaggatgaaatgaaaatttatctaAGTGTGGGGAACTTTGAGTCAGAGTAGAATCTCAATGTTGAGGAACTCAAGAGAAAGTATAACTCCAAGAGAGGGAAACATCCCAAGGAGGACCAAGTCAGTGTATTTCTACcatgagatagaaaaaagaaaatcatcagaGTTGATAAAGGAACTATGGGCACAACTCTAAGGGCTTTTACACTCTCAATTACTGCCTCCACTTTCTTGCTACTCTCTTCCTAACTTTCTGAAGACTAACTTCAGAACCCACCATTCTCCAAAGAAAGTGTTCTCCAAAGGaacaatggtcttttctcaatacTCATCCTCCTTGACCTCCCTGCAGTTTCTGTCTCTATCACCCTTTTCCTTCTAAGTTTTCATGACATTCatctttcctatttctcctccactctcttattttcctttgctGGACCTTCAACCAGATTGTGCCCAGTACCAGTGAATGTGCCCCACTACTCCTTTAATACTGTTTCACTCAATGATCTCATCtactcccatggattcaattatcatattTATGCCATCATAAAAATACATCAAACCTACTTATCGAGCCCTTACTTCCAGTTTCTCATATCTAAAGTCCTATTAAACATACTGGATTTTATGTactatagacatcttaaattcaacatgcccAAAATTGAACTTAtttgtccccccaaaaaaaactttcCCATTTGGAACCTCCTTCTTATTGTTGAGGACTCTACCATTCTCACAATCATCTAGGCTCACAGGTAGGTGTCATCCTCAATCCTACCATAACTAATCTGTTGCCAAATTCGGTCAATTATACTTATGTGACATCTCTCGTACATGCCCCCTTCTCACTTATGACACTGCCATCATCCCAGCCTAGTAGCTCCTCTCAACTGAAGAcctgacctctctctctctcaacttgcCCTCATGAGAGCTGCAGAAGTAGTGGGATGCTTATAAAGCACATGATGACTAATGAAGGcattaataattcatatttacataatacttttaaAACAGATCATAATcctgtaaaattataaaatgaggccTAAAAAAAGGTTAAGTGGTTCGCCAAGAGTCACacatttaataagaatttatgtCTGGTTTCAAACccagtctttctaattccaagtttAGGATGATTATAATAGGATGAAGGCAAAGAATGTGATCCAGGTACTAACATCATAAAGAAAGAAAGTTGAAGGCAGCATGAATAGATACTTCAAAACAGATATAGTTACTAAAGAAAATACAGATTATACTGGGATATTCTGGAAGTGACAAGAGGTTCAAGGAATATATTGACTCTTCCTTCTGTTCCTTTTTAGTCAGGTAAAATGGCCTTCAGGAAAGCTGTAAAGGATGTCATATCCTCAAAAGAGCCAGCTATCTATTAAAGGGAGGACTGACTTAAAAGTAATGTTGCaaagatcaagaatataaaggaaatttgAAGATAGAATTTTAACACATTCATTTCAACCTACATAAATAACTGAATGTAAAGAATTGAGGCTTCAACTATATAGTTATACTCCTAAGTcagtataataaaatatagactCACTAAGTTGATATTTATTCTAACTTAAGATCTGATTATAGTTTAGCCTTTgcattataattaaaaattttctagacaaataatctaatctaaacaagctataaaaaggaatataatatagtaaaaaaaaactcaaaaaaaacaaatcatctctaaaaaaatttaatagtaattAGCATATTTAtgcaaattacaaatattttatatattcattaaaattattcCCAAGAGGATAACTACTTGACAGTATTTTTCAGCTTGGTTCATCTTCATCTAcaagtagaaaataataaaacttcaCTTATCTTACAACACTTTTGCTTCAgaattttcattaattcatacCAGCTGTTCtctgaatttggaaggagtttgtCTTTGTTTTAGTAAAAGCCTATAATTGCACAAATGCAGAGAACCCTAGTGAAGCTCCTTCCACAAATCTGCATGGACAACTTATTGGTAACTGGCCCTCATGAGAGCTGCAGAAGTAATGGGATGCTATAATCACAAATTTAGCaaatataaacaacaaaatttaaagacaagtcttcctgacacTAAGGACAACCAACTTTTAACAGCTTCTCCTGAGAAGTTTTAGTAAATCAAAAATGTTATAAGAGAGCAATTTATAAAATGCATAAGTTCGATGATCATCCctaaattataattatgattttgaagattaaaaatgCAAGCCtcaaaggaatttgtgaccaaagaaaatagaaaattttgattatatcagattgaaaagcttttgtacaaataaaactaatgcagacaaaattagaagggaagcaataaactgggaaaacatttttacagtcaaaggttctgataaaggtctcatttccaaaatatatagagaattaaatcTAATTGataggaaatcaaaccattctccgattgataaatggtcaaaggatatgaacagacaattttcagatgaagaaattgaaattatttctagccatatgaaaatatgctccaagtcattattaatcagagaaattaagacaactctgagatatcactacatacctgtcagattggctaggatgacagggaaagataatactgaatgttggagaggatgtgggaaaactgggacactgatacattgttggtagaattgtgaatacatacatcccagccattctggagagcgatttggaactatgctcaaaaagctatcaaactgtgcataccatttgatccagcagtgttactactgggcttatatcccaaagagatcttaaagaaggaaaagggacctgtatgtgcagaaatgtttgtggcagccctctttgtagtggccaaaaactaaaaactgagtggatgctcatcaattggagaatggctgaataaattgtggcatatgaatgttatggaatattattattctgtaagaaatgaccagcaagatgatttcagaaaggcctgatgagtgaaatgagtaggacgaggagatcattatatacttcaacaacaatactatatgatgatcaattctaatggacatggctctcttcaacaataaggtgaacccaatcagttccatttgttcaataatgaagagaaccagctatacccggtgaaaaaactctgggaaatgagtgttaaccactatatagcatttccaatccttctgtttttgtctgcttgcatttttgatttccttcacaggttaattttattttaaagtctgattcttcttgtgcagcaaaataactatatggatacgtatacatatattgtatttaacatatattttaatatatttaatatgtattggtctacctgccatttgggggagggggtagggagaaggaggggaaaaattagaacaaaaggtttggcaattgtcaatgctgaaaaaaattacccatgcatatatcttataaataaaaggctattaaaaaaaaatgcaagtctCAATTATACTGCCTAAAGATATACAAGTGAATCAAGTGCAGAATCAAGGCCCATTAtactatgaaatttttttttaacaaattattattCTTGCAAAGCTACCATATACCTACCATATGCTCTTTTATATATACCATTTTGTTTTGTAGGAAAAAATTAACTGTTTGTAGCATATATCTCAAATCTGTTTTCTCACCTgcattttccaattttctaattctttagttTTCTCTAGTAATTCTTTTCTAACTTCACCAAGAAGCAGTTGAAATTTTTCCTGAAGAGTTTGTTTTTCACTTAAGAGTTCCTTGAGCTCATTTTGTGACTTTCTGTACTCCTCCTGtaacctgatttttaaaaagcaagaagaaaagacTCGAGAGTCAATGTCATTTTCCATTGGCTTTCTAATGGTATTGCTTTATGTTAAGGCAAACCAACATTACAGAAGGAAATagtctagtaatttttttttcttcactatatTTCACTTAATTTCTAAGCCCAATAATTATTTCTAAAGGAATTTCACTTAGGGAAAGCAAATATGATTACCTGTTTAAAAacagatcttttttctttttagctttttttcccatgaaaaggtgaagaaaaaaaaagacaagacacACCAGATTGTAAACATCATCTAGCACAAAACTTAGGTAAGAGTCACTATTGATAACTTTTCAAAAACTTTAACCTAAGAATAAGAAAATACTCAACTGAGGAAAAACATTTTGCATCAAATAACTCTGATAAGGATTTAATATCCAAGATAAATACTTGATTAAAACAAGAGCCATTCCCCCAATGAATAGTCAAATTATGAAAACTCATAGTTCCCAAAAGAACTGCAAATGTTTAATGACCATGCATAAGACTGTAACAAATCACTTattgagaaaaatgcaaatcaaaatagtTTTATCATCCACCTAGCAAACTGGCAAAGATGGCAAAAGAAACAGTACTAGAAGCACTCTGGAAAGACAGGAACACTATTATACAGCTGGCAAAGCTGCAAATTGGTCTaaatctagaaaacaatttggaattatgttaagGAAGTGACTATAATGTCCATACTACTTGGTTTCTGAGATGAATCTTATACACACTAAAGTATTAATTATAGCTCCTTAtgtagtagcaaagaaatggaaacaaagtagatgcctattaactggggaatggctaaacaaattgtagtatataaatgcAGCAAAGCATTACTGTACCATAAGAAACTATGTTatttgaaaaattcagaaaaacctaggaagatatctaggaactgatgcagagtgaaataagtagatCCAGGAAGACAGCATgtactataacaatgtaaatggcaAGAATAAAAACAACTAAATGCTGTAGAATCATAATAACAAAGTTTAGttcaaaagaactgaaaaaacgAAGCTCCCTCACTGCAATTGAGATGGCTGACAAAGGGTGGgaaatagatatatattttatatatggtcAGATATTGTCAAAGTATGATCatttttgctgaactgcttttctttctttctgtttttatatctttGTTACAAGGCTTGGTCTGTTGggataaaggaaaagggaagggtagatatatttggaaataaatgtgACATACAGACAAAGAATAGTAATAAAAATCTTatcctagaaaataaaataattttacttttagtttCAATTATTACtttaacaaaataatatgaatttCCAAAAGCAACTACTTTTAATAGGTCAAAaggttaaaacaaaataattaaaatttgaaaGCGATTTACCTTGAGTGTTCAGTTTTCAAAAACTggtaattatttttatgatgttCACATCGAAGTTTTTCATCAATTAACAATTTATGGACCTCTGAATATGTATGTGGCAGCCCAGTTTCTCCATCAGGAGGAAAAATGTTGGTGAAAGCATCCATCTTGGTTAGTGAGTTGACaaccatataaaaacaaaatttggctTAGTCTAACACCTTCAGTATTCTTTCCAGAATTATTTCCCACCACTTTCTGTCTCTGGTAAAATCCCAGGTGGCCAAATGATACCTGCACAGACAAATACACTTAATTTAGTGTTTGATTCATTCAAAGTTTCTTCAGTATTATACtatttaatagtttttcctttataaaattaccctccatctcttctttcttatcatttatataaaaataagccATTAATGTCTCTATTCAAAAGAAAGCATGCCCAAGATTTAGAGGAAGAGAAGGTGATATTAAAACAAACATACAATCCTTTACTTAGGAAAAAAGTACAAGACTAACATATATAAAAAGGGGGACTTTTCACAAGGAGAGGAGTTTTTAGGCACACAATCAAGGgaagtactattttttttcttttagggagtattttttgttttatatatatatatatg
Protein-coding sequences here:
- the CEP83 gene encoding centrosomal protein of 83 kDa isoform X3 — protein: MVVNSLTKMDAFTNIFPPDGETGLPHTYSEVHKLLIDEKLRCEHHKNNYQFLKTEHSRLQEEYRKSQNELKELLSEKQTLQEKFQLLLGEVRKELLEKTKELENWKMQALTPQKLELLKTQIQQELETPMRERFRNLDEEVEKYRAEYNKLRYVYTFLKSEFEHQKEEHLRILEEEKIKYESEIERLEKDKKEIYDQLLNSDPTRESKRMEKLVGEKIQLCQKLKGLEAEITELRAEKENRGIQAENIQRIQGRQMAEMQATIRSLEAEKQSAKLQYDRVEKELQSTNEENTLLISKLHKAEREIIELTSKVEELKHSNKLEIADIKLEAARTKSEVERERNKIQSQVDG